Proteins encoded by one window of Rhodococcus sp. OK302:
- a CDS encoding zinc-binding dehydrogenase produces the protein MRAAVSRGIGQISIEELPDPRPQAGEVRVRLVSSGICHTDVSVLAGHLPSPRPIVLGHEGAGVVDDIGAGVEQLAVGDHVICSIITSCHACFQCLRGEYALCERAVGFSGTMLDGTTRLQSGEEDVHTLFCQGSFAEYAVVPASAAVKIRRDAPLEKLAGLGCAWSTGLGAAIVRAEVRPGSSVVVIGAGGVGLAAMMGARAMGATTVIAVDIAERKLERARDLGLASHTISVSGAEAVDAIRDLTDGRGADYGFDAVGALGTLETSLQAIRPGGLAVAIGVMDASVTATFDLFGFLMQKRLTGTYAGSILPQRDIPAFVDLYMDGRLPLDSVIDATYSLDQVPKALDQLAANEITKGVVLL, from the coding sequence ATGAGAGCCGCAGTCAGCCGAGGTATCGGCCAGATCAGCATCGAAGAATTGCCCGACCCGAGACCACAGGCCGGCGAGGTGAGGGTTCGCCTTGTGAGCTCCGGTATCTGCCACACCGATGTCTCAGTGTTGGCCGGGCACCTGCCCTCGCCACGACCGATCGTCCTGGGGCACGAAGGCGCCGGAGTGGTCGACGACATCGGCGCAGGTGTGGAGCAACTCGCGGTGGGTGATCACGTGATCTGCTCGATCATCACCTCATGCCATGCGTGCTTCCAGTGCCTTCGCGGTGAGTATGCGCTGTGCGAACGCGCCGTTGGCTTTTCGGGCACGATGCTTGACGGCACCACCAGACTCCAATCCGGGGAAGAGGACGTGCACACCCTCTTCTGCCAGGGGTCCTTCGCCGAGTATGCGGTCGTGCCGGCATCGGCGGCGGTGAAGATTCGACGGGATGCGCCGCTCGAGAAGCTGGCCGGTCTGGGATGCGCATGGTCGACGGGTCTGGGAGCTGCGATCGTCCGCGCGGAGGTCAGGCCGGGGAGCAGCGTGGTGGTCATCGGCGCTGGCGGTGTCGGACTCGCCGCGATGATGGGTGCTCGGGCGATGGGGGCCACGACCGTCATCGCGGTCGACATCGCCGAACGCAAGCTCGAACGGGCCAGAGATCTGGGCCTGGCATCGCACACCATCTCGGTGTCCGGAGCGGAGGCCGTGGACGCGATCCGTGACCTCACCGACGGCAGGGGTGCCGACTATGGGTTCGACGCGGTGGGCGCCCTAGGCACGTTGGAGACCTCGCTGCAGGCCATCCGTCCTGGCGGACTGGCGGTGGCCATCGGCGTGATGGACGCATCGGTTACGGCCACGTTCGACCTGTTCGGGTTCCTGATGCAGAAGCGGTTGACCGGTACCTACGCGGGATCGATTCTCCCGCAACGGGACATTCCCGCCTTTGTCGATCTCTACATGGATGGTCGGCTTCCGTTGGATTCGGTCATCGACGCCACCTATTCACTGGACCAAGTCCCCAAAGCCCTCGACCAGCTCGCCGCGAACGAAATCACCAAGGGCGTGGTGCTGCTATGA
- a CDS encoding amidohydrolase family protein: MALDIHNPDVESQGRGLVRLEPTFLPDPDPRELWCPLISVDDHVLEPADIFTSRTSSRYRDLVPAVVPNQDGIPYWHIDDDRIPMRLTMCGAVGRPIEEWSLAPQKYEDFRPGVWDVHSRVKDMDLNGVYASLNFPSFVWGFSGKRLSGMRDRDVGLASVRAYNDWMLEEWCGAYPDRFISCQLPWLLDPEVAALEIRKNKERGFQSVTFSENPEGLGLPSLYSQYWDPFFRACEETETVVNLHVGSSGSICQPSAASPADVTVALFPLNSIQAVVDWIFSRIPLRFPKLKIVLSESGVSWVPMIIERLTRSYRQAASSETWSMSDPDPVDILRRNFWFTSIEDPAAFRMLDIIGADKIMVETDYPHADSSWPDSQELFSRDMKSLPRETVEKLCFRNASALYQHPLPPSKLIDSSHISQY; this comes from the coding sequence ATGGCGCTTGATATCCACAACCCAGATGTCGAGAGTCAGGGAAGAGGACTGGTTCGTTTAGAGCCGACATTTCTGCCGGACCCCGACCCTCGGGAACTATGGTGCCCTCTCATTTCAGTGGATGATCATGTCCTCGAGCCCGCAGATATCTTCACTAGTCGTACAAGCTCGCGGTATCGCGACCTTGTTCCAGCAGTTGTCCCCAATCAGGATGGTATCCCGTATTGGCATATTGATGACGACCGAATCCCTATGCGCCTCACGATGTGCGGAGCAGTCGGTCGGCCAATCGAGGAATGGAGCTTGGCGCCTCAAAAGTACGAAGACTTCCGGCCCGGTGTTTGGGACGTTCATTCGCGAGTCAAGGATATGGATCTCAACGGGGTGTATGCATCTCTAAACTTTCCATCATTCGTCTGGGGATTTTCTGGGAAGCGGTTGAGTGGAATGCGTGATCGCGATGTTGGTCTCGCCTCCGTTCGGGCGTACAACGACTGGATGCTCGAGGAATGGTGCGGAGCGTATCCCGACAGATTCATCTCATGCCAATTACCGTGGCTCCTTGACCCTGAAGTGGCGGCATTGGAGATTAGAAAAAACAAGGAGCGCGGTTTCCAGTCAGTAACATTCTCGGAGAACCCTGAGGGATTGGGGCTCCCCTCTCTCTACTCCCAGTACTGGGATCCTTTCTTTCGTGCATGCGAGGAGACCGAGACCGTAGTCAACTTGCACGTGGGGTCCTCAGGATCGATTTGTCAACCGAGTGCGGCATCCCCTGCAGATGTCACAGTCGCACTCTTTCCATTGAACTCCATACAGGCAGTGGTTGATTGGATCTTCTCGCGGATCCCACTGCGTTTTCCGAAACTGAAGATCGTACTGTCCGAGTCCGGGGTCTCATGGGTCCCGATGATCATCGAACGACTCACGCGTTCTTACAGGCAGGCTGCCAGTTCGGAGACATGGAGCATGTCAGATCCGGACCCAGTTGACATCCTGCGACGAAATTTCTGGTTTACGTCGATCGAAGATCCAGCGGCATTCCGGATGCTCGATATCATTGGAGCCGATAAAATTATGGTTGAGACTGACTATCCGCATGCTGACTCCTCGTGGCCTGATTCGCAAGAACTCTTCAGTCGGGACATGAAGTCACTACCCCGCGAAACGGTTGAGAAGCTCTGCTTCCGAAATGCGAGTGCGCTCTATCAGCACCCACTTCCCCCCTCGAAGTTAATCGATTCATCGCATATTTCCCAATACTAA
- a CDS encoding acyl-CoA dehydrogenase family protein: MYAALPDDHVELQRSVRRFAQTVVKPRAMEIDRQNEYPDDIFKALLAADLLGLATPTEYGGSGAGTLGLTIAIEEVAKYSNTVALMLLLTRLPALPILIGGSEEQKTSYVADMASGARRASFGLSEPQAGSDLKGMRTRAVRDGTDWVITGAKCWMSGLEQADFYTIFARTGKDGFSCFIVDRNLSGVSVARVDDKLGVRGVNTGELLLDGVRVPAVALVGEADQAFKLAMLSLNSMRPIVAARGLGLAEGALMYAVDYMHTRQAFGAPLTSQQGLGWMVAEHAAEIEAARLLTYRAASMVDEGTFDKAAVPLLSMAKLVATETAVKVSGTAVQLLGAAGYMKDHPVEMYYRDAKQLTIVEGTSQIQKNLLAQAVFDRKLWWN; this comes from the coding sequence GACGACATCTTCAAGGCTCTCCTCGCAGCGGACCTGCTCGGCCTGGCGACACCCACCGAATACGGTGGTTCCGGTGCCGGGACATTGGGCCTCACGATTGCCATCGAGGAGGTCGCGAAATACTCCAACACCGTCGCGCTGATGCTCCTGCTGACCCGCCTGCCGGCCCTGCCTATTCTTATCGGGGGTTCAGAGGAGCAGAAGACAAGCTACGTTGCCGACATGGCTTCCGGCGCCAGGCGCGCGTCCTTCGGCCTGTCCGAACCGCAGGCCGGATCGGACCTGAAGGGCATGCGGACCCGCGCCGTCCGCGACGGCACGGACTGGGTAATCACCGGCGCAAAATGCTGGATGTCCGGGCTCGAGCAGGCGGATTTCTACACCATCTTCGCGCGCACCGGGAAGGACGGGTTCAGCTGCTTCATCGTCGACCGCAACCTCTCCGGTGTTTCCGTGGCCCGCGTCGATGACAAGCTGGGCGTCCGCGGCGTCAACACCGGAGAACTCCTCCTTGACGGCGTCCGCGTACCAGCCGTCGCACTCGTAGGAGAAGCCGACCAGGCGTTCAAACTGGCCATGCTGTCACTGAATTCGATGCGGCCCATCGTCGCAGCGCGTGGACTGGGGCTCGCCGAGGGCGCTCTGATGTACGCAGTCGACTACATGCACACACGTCAGGCGTTCGGTGCACCGCTGACCAGTCAACAGGGACTCGGGTGGATGGTTGCCGAGCACGCCGCCGAGATCGAGGCAGCTCGACTGTTGACTTACCGCGCGGCCAGCATGGTTGACGAAGGCACCTTCGACAAGGCCGCGGTTCCCCTGTTGTCGATGGCCAAGCTGGTGGCAACGGAGACCGCAGTCAAGGTCTCCGGCACTGCAGTACAGCTCCTAGGCGCCGCCGGATACATGAAGGACCACCCGGTGGAGATGTACTACCGCGACGCGAAACAGCTGACCATCGTCGAGGGAACGAGTCAGATCCAGAAGAATCTGCTCGCCCAGGCGGTTTTCGACCGAAAGCTGTGGTGGAACTAA
- a CDS encoding cytochrome P450, with protein MDISKSNYDHRYVATLDDPEEFHSEMRAKCPVQHSENYGGFWALSRYEEVEAATRDTARFSSLPTITLPSVGAPRPFIPMESDPPEHGKYRSLLNVAFSARRIAELEDEVRKHAIELIEGFASAGEADLARDLVFPLTSRVITWLLGIPDEDVSRFSAWSLGLVSVATPEEGVALQMEIRDYYLQLIAARRVNPTDDLASHLLASMIDDRPVTEEEALDIYLSLTGAGGETTAAAGNHIFTLIDRHPEIRSQLQAKRELMPSAIEEFLRYVTPVPGFGRTTTAGVEVAGTVIPEGERVWLSWLSANHDDAAFDDPSMIMLDRKPNRHLAFGAGVHRCPGAPLARLELRIMLEEILDRIPDYRLVDPAAVRISEGQTRVIRSVPIVFTPQA; from the coding sequence GTGGACATCAGCAAAAGCAACTACGACCACCGTTACGTCGCCACTCTTGATGATCCGGAGGAGTTTCACAGCGAAATGCGGGCCAAGTGTCCCGTTCAGCACAGCGAGAACTATGGCGGCTTCTGGGCGCTGAGCCGGTATGAGGAGGTCGAAGCGGCCACGCGCGACACGGCGCGATTCTCGTCCCTGCCGACCATCACCCTCCCGTCGGTCGGGGCGCCGAGACCGTTCATTCCCATGGAGTCCGACCCGCCCGAGCATGGCAAGTACCGGTCTCTTCTCAACGTCGCATTCAGTGCGCGCCGGATCGCGGAACTTGAGGACGAGGTACGCAAGCACGCTATCGAGTTGATCGAAGGCTTTGCGTCCGCCGGCGAAGCGGATCTGGCGAGAGACCTCGTCTTCCCGCTGACATCGCGGGTCATCACTTGGCTCCTCGGTATCCCCGACGAGGACGTATCCCGTTTCAGTGCCTGGTCATTGGGTTTGGTCTCGGTCGCGACGCCGGAGGAGGGGGTGGCGTTGCAGATGGAGATCCGCGACTACTACCTCCAGCTGATTGCTGCCCGCCGGGTCAACCCGACCGATGACCTTGCCAGTCATCTGCTCGCATCGATGATCGATGACCGTCCGGTCACCGAGGAGGAGGCGCTCGATATCTATCTCTCGCTGACCGGGGCCGGCGGCGAGACGACTGCCGCGGCCGGCAATCACATCTTTACCCTGATTGACCGTCACCCCGAGATCCGATCGCAACTACAGGCCAAACGCGAGCTGATGCCCTCGGCGATCGAGGAGTTTTTGCGATACGTCACACCGGTTCCCGGCTTCGGTCGAACGACCACCGCGGGGGTTGAGGTAGCAGGCACCGTGATCCCTGAGGGTGAGCGAGTCTGGTTGTCGTGGCTCTCAGCGAACCATGACGACGCCGCATTCGACGATCCCTCCATGATCATGCTGGACCGAAAGCCGAACCGGCACCTGGCATTCGGTGCAGGAGTCCACCGTTGCCCAGGGGCTCCCTTGGCCCGGCTCGAGCTGCGCATCATGCTCGAAGAGATTCTGGACCGGATCCCGGACTACCGATTGGTAGATCCAGCCGCGGTGCGAATCTCCGAGGGGCAGACGCGAGTCATTCGTTCGGTACCGATCGTTTTCACACCGCAGGCATGA
- a CDS encoding PDR/VanB family oxidoreductase: MTNADLDADLQRVYELLVQQVTWEAEGVASIRLVDASGAELPTWTPGAHLDLILPSGKVRQYSLCGAPEDRTSYTVAVLRDQHGRGGSREIHDTALVGRMLSVRGPRNHFRLVDAPAYLFLAGGIGITPILAMAREVSRRGVPWRLTYGGRGKTSMAFLDELEQLGTGNIEIVPQDVQGMLDLDTVLGGAPSDSAIYCCGPEGLIRATEERVGEHFAPHALHVERFGASSSISRGGISTQTESGGESFEVELRRTGAVLTVPSDRTLIDVVREAIPDFLSDCEEGFCGACEARVLEGEPEHHDLLLSDQERERGDRMMICVGRSRSPRLVLDL, translated from the coding sequence ATGACAAACGCTGACCTCGACGCTGATCTACAGCGCGTGTACGAGCTGCTCGTGCAGCAGGTGACGTGGGAGGCGGAGGGTGTCGCCTCGATCCGGCTGGTCGATGCGAGTGGCGCGGAACTTCCGACCTGGACCCCGGGGGCACATCTGGACCTGATCCTCCCGTCAGGGAAGGTTCGGCAGTACTCATTGTGCGGTGCCCCAGAGGACCGCACGTCGTACACAGTGGCGGTGCTGCGGGACCAGCATGGCCGCGGCGGTTCGCGCGAGATCCACGACACGGCCTTGGTCGGTCGGATGTTGTCCGTGCGGGGACCGCGCAACCATTTTCGGCTCGTCGATGCCCCCGCATACCTGTTTCTGGCCGGGGGAATCGGCATCACCCCAATCCTGGCCATGGCCCGCGAGGTCAGTCGCCGAGGCGTGCCGTGGAGACTGACCTATGGCGGCCGCGGCAAGACATCGATGGCCTTTCTCGACGAGCTGGAGCAACTCGGCACGGGAAACATCGAGATCGTCCCGCAGGACGTACAGGGGATGCTCGATCTCGATACCGTCCTCGGCGGTGCACCAAGCGATTCCGCCATCTACTGCTGCGGACCCGAGGGCCTGATCCGGGCGACAGAGGAGCGCGTTGGTGAGCATTTTGCACCGCATGCGCTGCACGTGGAGCGTTTCGGTGCGTCATCCAGCATCTCACGCGGCGGCATCTCGACCCAGACGGAATCCGGCGGCGAGAGCTTCGAAGTCGAGTTGCGCCGCACCGGCGCGGTACTGACCGTGCCATCGGACCGAACTCTCATCGACGTTGTGCGCGAAGCGATCCCGGACTTCCTGTCCGACTGCGAAGAGGGCTTCTGCGGAGCCTGCGAGGCGCGCGTCCTCGAAGGCGAGCCCGAGCATCACGATTTGTTGCTCTCGGACCAGGAGCGCGAGCGCGGAGACCGGATGATGATCTGCGTGGGGCGTTCGAGGTCTCCGCGACTGGTTCTCGACCTCTAG
- a CDS encoding class II aldolase/adducin family protein: MHTLDLPTPPTFLTHDEERNHRKIRLAAAFRIFSRFGFDDGVTGHITARDPEYLDHLWVNPWGMSFSQIRVSDLCLINGTGNLVEGIGPVNPAAITIHASVHDARPDVVGVAHSHSLHGKTWSAFGRKLDPITQDACAFYERHSVFEQYNGVVLDDGEGRSLAENLGGNRAAILKNHGMLTVGATVDEAAWWFIALERSCQAQLLALAAGQPDSIPAETARAVAALYDQRAGWFNFQPIFARIMQEQPDLAE, from the coding sequence ATGCACACTCTTGACCTGCCGACTCCACCAACATTCCTTACCCATGATGAGGAGCGAAATCATAGGAAGATTCGCCTGGCCGCAGCCTTCAGGATCTTCAGCAGATTCGGCTTCGACGACGGAGTTACGGGTCATATCACCGCCCGCGATCCGGAATACCTCGACCACCTCTGGGTCAACCCTTGGGGTATGTCCTTCAGCCAGATTCGCGTATCTGATTTATGCCTGATCAATGGAACTGGAAACTTGGTCGAGGGAATAGGTCCCGTCAATCCAGCAGCAATCACGATACATGCCAGTGTGCACGATGCCAGACCTGATGTCGTAGGCGTCGCGCACAGCCACTCTCTGCATGGAAAGACGTGGTCGGCGTTCGGCCGGAAGTTGGACCCGATCACCCAGGACGCATGCGCATTCTACGAGAGGCACTCCGTTTTTGAGCAGTACAACGGCGTCGTCCTTGACGACGGCGAAGGTCGTTCCCTCGCAGAGAATTTGGGTGGGAATCGCGCGGCCATTCTCAAGAATCATGGCATGCTAACGGTCGGCGCGACGGTTGACGAAGCCGCATGGTGGTTCATCGCTCTCGAAAGATCTTGCCAGGCACAGCTTCTCGCCCTAGCTGCCGGGCAGCCGGACTCAATTCCGGCGGAGACTGCTCGAGCGGTCGCGGCACTCTACGATCAACGCGCTGGATGGTTCAATTTTCAGCCGATATTCGCGCGGATCATGCAAGAACAGCCTGATCTGGCAGAATAG
- a CDS encoding enoyl-CoA hydratase/isomerase family protein, which yields MSLNGYHGSEEDILLSIEDRIAWITFNRPETLNAFGPAQFHRLADLLDGVSVNPDVGVVVLTGNGRAFSAGGDVREFTKKGLVDTGVYALRAMTSIRSCRKPVIAMVNGIAVGGGNELVIAADLAIAARSARLGQAGTMIGACPVLGGTNVLPLQIGEKRAKQIVFFSEKVSAQQAFEWGWVNEVVDDVDLKSTTREWAQRLLALHPQALQIAKAGSNVWWNHSYDTMVNGLDMIAMGVPAESVDEGRDAFMEKRPADYSRWR from the coding sequence ATGTCACTGAATGGATATCACGGATCCGAGGAGGACATCCTCCTTTCGATCGAGGACCGGATCGCCTGGATCACGTTCAACCGGCCGGAGACGTTGAACGCGTTCGGCCCCGCCCAATTTCATCGTCTCGCCGACCTGCTCGACGGCGTTTCGGTCAACCCAGACGTTGGTGTCGTCGTACTGACTGGCAACGGCCGGGCGTTCTCGGCCGGTGGTGACGTGCGGGAGTTCACGAAGAAGGGGCTGGTCGACACGGGGGTGTACGCCCTTCGGGCGATGACCTCGATTCGCTCTTGTCGAAAGCCCGTCATCGCGATGGTCAACGGGATCGCCGTGGGCGGCGGCAATGAGCTGGTCATCGCCGCAGACCTTGCCATCGCTGCCCGCAGCGCCCGCCTTGGACAGGCCGGCACGATGATTGGGGCTTGCCCCGTCCTCGGTGGAACCAATGTGCTTCCGTTGCAGATCGGCGAGAAGAGGGCAAAGCAGATCGTCTTCTTCAGCGAGAAGGTTTCAGCTCAGCAGGCGTTCGAGTGGGGATGGGTCAATGAGGTCGTCGACGACGTTGATCTGAAATCGACCACACGCGAATGGGCCCAGCGGCTGCTCGCGCTGCACCCCCAGGCGCTCCAGATCGCCAAGGCCGGAAGCAATGTCTGGTGGAACCACTCCTACGACACGATGGTCAACGGCCTCGACATGATCGCTATGGGCGTGCCCGCCGAATCCGTCGACGAGGGACGCGACGCGTTCATGGAAAAGCGTCCGGCAGACTATTCGCGCTGGCGCTGA
- a CDS encoding CoA-transferase gives MQPITFPDVGRPLRAADGFRYDATATAPARSQVRSLEQLVEQAVQSGDAIHFPWLSTRAYGALFEVIRQARSGRLCGLTVISASLRAEVGLLVASGGVDKLVTSFAATTYPSVRPNSILAQAVKDGTLVVEEWSILALIQRVLAGALGWPFVPAGTMDDTDLPAGAGPGVRSLVDPFDGSERSVMPALRPDVSLIHCPVADWEGNGVLFPPFAEDVHTVYAARRGVILTADHIVSPADLRRWAGNVRVPAARVLGVAHVPLGAHPSASPVPVRVEGASGYGEDYEFLAELGRLRTVEDAESFSRKWIDVSTRQGYLSQLGRERIEHLVAMDLDESWRIDEIDTEPDSADVGEVTLEERLAVSGARAMEKVARASGTRTVVAGAGLSHLAAALGRTLLLENQHVVDLVFESGVLGYVPRPHDATLSNTRNLPTARHLSSTLEVLGMLLPSTPDTTIAVLSAGVIDSQGNANSNRSPSGHFLVGGGGSTDIAARVTTIAVVAADPRKFVETAKFISYCGTNLEVIATDIGHLRRQDGVYVLSAWFADVSESADGALAQIRSATGWDVQLAPDVHPLDAPSATELEYLRAIDPDGNLLG, from the coding sequence GTGCAACCCATCACCTTCCCCGACGTCGGTCGGCCACTGCGAGCGGCCGACGGCTTCCGGTACGACGCGACCGCGACCGCGCCTGCCCGCTCACAGGTGCGGTCTCTCGAGCAGCTCGTCGAGCAGGCAGTCCAGTCTGGCGACGCGATCCACTTTCCCTGGCTGTCTACGCGTGCCTACGGTGCCCTTTTCGAGGTGATCCGCCAGGCGCGGTCGGGTCGTCTGTGCGGTCTGACCGTCATCTCGGCGTCCCTGCGCGCCGAGGTCGGCCTCCTCGTCGCGTCGGGGGGAGTGGACAAGCTGGTTACTTCGTTCGCCGCGACAACTTATCCCTCGGTGCGCCCGAACTCGATCCTCGCGCAGGCGGTGAAGGACGGCACTCTTGTCGTCGAGGAGTGGTCCATTCTCGCCTTGATACAGCGGGTGCTCGCTGGCGCGCTCGGCTGGCCCTTTGTTCCAGCCGGGACGATGGACGACACGGACCTGCCCGCGGGGGCCGGCCCCGGTGTCAGGAGCCTGGTGGATCCGTTCGATGGCTCGGAGCGCTCGGTGATGCCTGCCTTGCGCCCGGATGTGTCGCTGATCCACTGTCCTGTCGCGGACTGGGAAGGCAATGGGGTGTTGTTCCCGCCCTTCGCCGAGGACGTGCACACCGTCTATGCCGCCCGGAGGGGAGTCATACTCACGGCCGATCACATCGTGTCGCCAGCCGACCTGCGTCGGTGGGCAGGCAACGTGAGGGTTCCTGCGGCCCGTGTTCTCGGGGTGGCGCATGTGCCCTTGGGTGCACACCCGTCTGCCTCGCCGGTCCCGGTGCGGGTGGAGGGGGCGTCCGGGTATGGGGAGGACTACGAGTTCCTGGCCGAACTGGGGCGCCTTCGAACCGTCGAGGATGCAGAGTCGTTCAGTAGGAAGTGGATCGACGTGTCGACGCGGCAGGGGTATCTCAGCCAGCTGGGCCGGGAGCGAATCGAGCATCTCGTTGCCATGGACCTCGACGAATCCTGGCGCATCGACGAAATCGATACCGAACCCGACTCTGCTGACGTCGGCGAGGTGACGTTGGAGGAGCGCCTCGCCGTTTCGGGTGCCCGAGCCATGGAGAAGGTGGCGCGGGCTTCGGGGACTCGGACCGTCGTTGCCGGTGCGGGGCTGTCGCATCTCGCGGCTGCGCTGGGCAGGACACTTCTCCTCGAGAACCAGCACGTCGTCGACCTCGTCTTCGAAAGCGGTGTCCTCGGCTACGTACCAAGGCCTCACGACGCCACGCTGTCGAACACCCGCAATTTGCCCACCGCGCGCCATCTGAGCAGCACTTTAGAGGTGCTCGGCATGTTGCTCCCGTCGACGCCGGACACGACGATCGCTGTACTCTCGGCCGGGGTCATCGACAGCCAGGGGAATGCCAACAGCAATCGTTCGCCGTCGGGGCACTTTCTCGTGGGCGGCGGGGGCAGTACGGACATTGCTGCGCGGGTGACGACGATTGCCGTCGTGGCGGCTGACCCTCGCAAATTTGTCGAGACGGCCAAGTTCATCAGTTACTGCGGTACGAACCTCGAAGTCATTGCCACCGACATCGGCCACCTCCGAAGGCAGGACGGGGTGTACGTGCTGTCTGCCTGGTTTGCCGATGTTTCGGAGAGCGCCGACGGGGCGCTCGCGCAGATCCGTTCGGCAACCGGGTGGGATGTCCAGCTCGCGCCGGATGTCCATCCGTTGGATGCGCCGAGCGCTACCGAACTCGAGTACCTGAGGGCCATCGATCCGGACGGCAACCTACTCGGCTGA
- a CDS encoding aldehyde dehydrogenase family protein, with translation MSALDMQMYVDGQWHNGVDGGRIQVVNPARTTEIVGSIPDGAPGDVDLAVAAAKRAQYDWSRLSLAERAALVADAGARLAAIDPSGPEALTREMGKILAESVMDFQSSPWVWSHYLNDLDALDKVLTDRQHDDTGRLEVHRRPVGVVGAIVPWNWPIALLGVKLGPALLAGNTIVAVPSPFASLGVLKAIEAIGAALPAGVVNVVTGTGERVGAALSAHPDVGMIAFTGGMEAGRAVAQALGSRLKRGVFELGGNDPAVLLDDVNVDDDLIRKLAAAFTVTSGQVCFAVKRLYVHETLLEEITAKLGDALQDMVVGDGLDPDVTMGPLANERQFKRFTAILAEAEASGAKVSSFGRVRDKASWDGGYFHLPALVTQVRSEERIVCDEQFGPALPIIGFRSDSEAISLVNATPFGLTSSIWTPDLSRAWDLAEHIDAGVTFINKHGMSAFDPGAPFGGVKDSGYGREMGTEGLLEYTWSQQINDRQIYG, from the coding sequence ATGAGCGCACTGGATATGCAGATGTACGTCGACGGCCAGTGGCACAACGGTGTGGACGGCGGGCGGATTCAAGTGGTCAACCCGGCCCGGACCACAGAGATCGTCGGGTCGATACCCGACGGCGCGCCAGGCGACGTCGATCTGGCGGTCGCCGCCGCGAAGAGGGCGCAGTACGACTGGTCGCGTCTTTCCCTTGCCGAGCGTGCGGCATTGGTCGCCGATGCCGGCGCACGACTGGCGGCAATAGACCCTTCGGGTCCGGAGGCGTTGACCCGCGAGATGGGCAAGATCCTCGCGGAATCGGTGATGGACTTTCAGTCCTCACCATGGGTGTGGTCGCACTACCTCAATGATCTCGATGCACTGGACAAGGTCCTTACCGACCGCCAGCACGACGATACCGGCCGGCTCGAGGTCCATCGCCGGCCGGTTGGTGTCGTCGGTGCCATCGTCCCCTGGAACTGGCCGATCGCACTGCTCGGCGTCAAGCTCGGCCCCGCACTGCTCGCGGGTAACACCATCGTCGCCGTCCCTTCCCCGTTCGCGTCACTGGGTGTGCTCAAGGCCATCGAGGCGATCGGTGCGGCGTTGCCTGCTGGTGTGGTGAATGTCGTCACCGGTACGGGTGAGCGGGTTGGTGCCGCCCTGAGCGCGCATCCCGACGTCGGAATGATTGCCTTCACGGGCGGGATGGAGGCCGGACGTGCGGTCGCACAAGCGCTCGGATCACGTTTGAAGAGAGGCGTGTTCGAGCTGGGCGGCAACGACCCCGCGGTCCTGCTCGACGATGTCAATGTCGACGATGATCTCATCCGCAAATTGGCGGCCGCGTTCACCGTGACCTCAGGTCAGGTCTGCTTCGCGGTCAAGCGACTGTATGTACACGAAACCCTGCTCGAGGAAATTACCGCCAAGCTCGGTGATGCCCTGCAGGACATGGTCGTCGGCGACGGGCTCGACCCAGACGTCACGATGGGTCCATTGGCCAACGAACGACAGTTCAAGAGATTCACCGCAATTCTCGCCGAGGCCGAAGCATCGGGCGCGAAGGTGAGTTCGTTCGGCCGCGTCAGGGATAAGGCCTCGTGGGACGGCGGATACTTTCACCTTCCCGCGTTGGTTACGCAGGTCCGGTCAGAGGAACGGATCGTCTGTGACGAGCAGTTCGGACCTGCCCTGCCGATCATCGGTTTCCGCTCGGACAGCGAGGCGATCTCGCTCGTGAACGCGACGCCGTTCGGGCTCACCTCCAGTATCTGGACGCCCGACCTGAGCCGCGCATGGGATTTGGCAGAGCACATCGATGCGGGCGTCACCTTCATCAACAAGCACGGCATGTCCGCCTTCGATCCGGGCGCGCCATTCGGCGGAGTCAAGGACAGCGGCTACGGACGCGAAATGGGGACCGAAGGCCTGCTCGAGTACACCTGGTCTCAGCAGATTAACGATCGCCAGATCTACGGGTAG